Proteins from a genomic interval of Chanodichthys erythropterus isolate Z2021 chromosome 6, ASM2448905v1, whole genome shotgun sequence:
- the LOC137021430 gene encoding inter-alpha-trypsin inhibitor heavy chain H4-like, which translates to MYGVEKLKQIGYLEASNGYFVHNFAHTDIQHIPKNVVFIIDQSSSMSGIKMSQTRLAMLKILSDLAEDDHFGLITFSDKIKTWKPELLKATKGNVEEAKTFVEGITSEGYTDINAAVLKAVDMINKHHQEDSASILILLTDGDPNRGETDQVEIQKNVKKAIDGKFPLYCLGFGFDVTFEFLEKLSLKNNGDAHRIYEESDADQQLQADSAQLQKGGQMSIRLEAAVDAGQGA; encoded by the exons ATGTATGGTGTTGAGAAACTAAAACAAATTGGATATCTGGAG GCATCAAATGGCTACTTTGTCCACAACTTTGCACATACAGATATTCAGCACATTCCCAAAAATGTGGTGTTTATCATTGACCAGAGTAGCTCCATGTCAGGCATAAAAATGTCGCAA ACTCGTTTGGCAATGCTGAAGATTTTGAGTGACCTTGCAGAGGATGACCACTTTGGATTGATTACATTTAGCGATAAAATTAAAACCTGGAAACCTGAACTTCTCAAAGCTACTAAAGGAAATGTGGAAGAAGCAAAGACGTTTGTGGAGGGGATTACAAGTGAAGGAT ACACAGACATAAATGCTGCAGTGCTAAAAGCTGTGGACATGATCAACAAACACCATCAAGAAGACTCTGCATCCATCCTGATCCTGTTGACTGATGGAGATCCCAATAGAG gtGAGACCGACCAAGTGGAGATTcagaaaaatgtgaaaaaggccATTGATGGAAAATTTCCTTTATACTGTTTGGGTTTTGGGTTTGATGTCACCTTTGAGTTCCTGGAGAAGTTGTCATTGAAAAATAACGGTGATGCTCACAGGATCTATGAGGAATCTGATGCTGATCAACAACTGCAG gctgaTTCAGCGCAACTACAAAAAGGAGGACAAATGAGTATCCGGCTTGAGGCTGCGGTGGACGCCGGACAAGGGGCTTAA